ATCCTGGCCCTAGCGCTGAAGCTCATGTCGTCCCTCGCTTCGAAGCTCGAGAGATCCCGAGAAAGGGTCGGAGAGATCTCGAGCTTGGAGCCTCGTCCGGCTCTCGGCGGAGAGGACGAGGTGGAGCTGGCGGCGATAGCCGCAGCCCTCGCCACTCACTTGAGCGGGGTCGCGAGGAGGAGCCGAGCAGTCGAGTCGATGCCGAGAGCCTGGGTGATGGCGTGGAGAGCGAGAGCCGTCGAGGGCCTCCGCGAGGTCGCGTGGAGGCGAGGGAGAATTGCTCGAGAGAGAGCTCGTAGTTAGAGTGGGCGGCAGGGAGTACAGGGCCTTAGTCCGAGAGATCGAGCCCAACAAATACGTCGTGAGGATAGAGGGCAGAGAGATCTCGGTGGAGATCACCCCGACCTCGCCCAGGCCTCGAGCGACGTCGACTCCCTCGAGCGCCGCGCCGACCGCTCTCGCTCCGCCCGCCGAGGCCCCTAGTCCTCTCCCCAGGGGGGCCGAGGCTCTCGGCCCGACCATAGAGGCCCCGGTCCCCGGCAAGATACTGACGATCCGAGCGGGTCCCGGCGACCTGCTCGAGAGAGGAGCGGTCGTGCTGACTATGGAGTCAATGAAAATGGAGCTCGAGATAAGAGCTCCGGCGAAGTGCAGGGTCAAGGAGGTCCTCGTGAAGCCGGGAGACTTCGTGGAGGTCGGCTCCCCGCTCGTGAGGATAGAGGAGGTGGTGTGAGGCTGCAGAGCGGCATCGTTGAGGCCTTCGCGGGCTTTTTGGCGAGCACAGGCCTGGCCAACGCCACGGCATATCACGCGGTCTTCATCGCCGTTGGCGTCTTGCTGTTGTACCTCGCATTGGCGAGGAGAGTCGAGCCTCTCTTGTTGACTGGGATAGGCGTCGGTATGATATTGGCCAACATACCCATGGCCCACTTGGCTGCTCCGCCGGAGACGCTGAAGCCCGGAGAGCCGATCACGCTGAGGGACCTGGTCGAGGGCGGGGCCGGCCCCCTCTTCGTGCTATACTACGTGCTCGTTCAAACCGAGATAATACCATTGCTGATCTTCGTGGGCCTCGGGGCGCTGACGGACTTCAGGCCGCTCATAGCTCAGCCCTATACGTTCCTGCTGGGAGCGGCCGCTCAACTAGGAGTGTTCGTCGCGATGCTCGGGTCTCTCGCCATGGGCTTCAGACTGAACGAGGCGGCCAGCATAGGCATAATCGGAGGCGCCGACGGTCCCACAACGATCTATACGACGGTCAAGCTAGCTCCCTACATGCTGGGGCCTATAGCGCTGGCGGCTTACACCTACATGGCGCTCGTGCCTATAATTCAGCCCCCGATAATCAGGCTGATCCCCGCGAAGCACAGAGCCGTCAAGATGAGGCCTCCCAGGCAGGTGGGGAGACTGGAGGCTTTGCTGTTCCCCGTGGTGCTCGCTCTCGGCGTAGGATTGCTCGTGCCTCGAGCTGCCCCGATCGTGGGCATGATAGCCCTCGGCAACGTCCTCCGCGAGAGCGGCGTGACGGAGGTGGTGGAGAGGCTCAGCAAGAC
The Fervidicoccaceae archaeon genome window above contains:
- a CDS encoding biotin/lipoyl-containing protein, with product MLERELVVRVGGREYRALVREIEPNKYVVRIEGREISVEITPTSPRPRATSTPSSAAPTALAPPAEAPSPLPRGAEALGPTIEAPVPGKILTIRAGPGDLLERGAVVLTMESMKMELEIRAPAKCRVKEVLVKPGDFVEVGSPLVRIEEVV
- a CDS encoding sodium ion-translocating decarboxylase subunit beta; the protein is MRLQSGIVEAFAGFLASTGLANATAYHAVFIAVGVLLLYLALARRVEPLLLTGIGVGMILANIPMAHLAAPPETLKPGEPITLRDLVEGGAGPLFVLYYVLVQTEIIPLLIFVGLGALTDFRPLIAQPYTFLLGAAAQLGVFVAMLGSLAMGFRLNEAASIGIIGGADGPTTIYTTVKLAPYMLGPIALAAYTYMALVPIIQPPIIRLIPAKHRAVKMRPPRQVGRLEALLFPVVLALGVGLLVPRAAPIVGMIALGNVLRESGVTEVVERLSKTASNELMNVLTLLLTLIVGSTMSVDMMTYYSTAMGIPLEELLAKFALVFLWGLLSFVFSTLGGVALGELLYIVTGGKVNPIIGAAGVSAVPMSARVCQREAQRVDPTNFVLMNAMGPNVAGVIGTATVAGIYIDYVIRVVSGP